Below is a window of Mucilaginibacter ginkgonis DNA.
GCGCAATGGCCTTGGGTACCTACAAGGTATTTGAGAAAAAGGATGCGGATAGCATGAGCTTTGAAGACCGCCAAAAAGTATATTTCGCAAGTAATAAAATGAATACCATCGCTTCGTCTGCAGGCGAGGTTGATTTTACGCAAGCTGCAGCAGCTGTAACGCCAGCTGTAGTTTACATACGTACAACTTATTCTGCACAATCTAGCGGCCGCGAAAGCCAGATGGAAGATCTATTTGGCCAAATGTTTGGTCAGCGTATACGTCCGCAACAGCGTACGCCGCAAATGGCATCGGGTTCAGGCGTGATCATCTCGCCCGACGGATACATTGTAACCAATAATCACGTGGTTGAAAAAGCAGACAAGATTACCGTTGCTACCAATGACCACCGCACTTTCCAGGCAAAAGTTATAGGTACAGACCCTAATACAGATTTAGCGCTGATTAAGATCAGCGCGACCAACTTACCTATTGTAAAGCTGGGTAATTCTGACGACGTACGCGTTGGCGAATGGGTGTTGGCAGTTGGTAACCCTTTTAACCTTACATCAACCGTAACAGCAGGTATCGTTAGCGCTAAAGGCCGTAACATTGGTATTATCGGTAGCGAGCGTAATGACGATGATGATCAAAACTATAATCCTTTTGGCCCGACACGCAACCAGCCGGCAACACCAAAAATTAATCGCGCCATCGAGTCGTTCATTCAAACAGATGCCGCCATCAATCCGGGCAACAGCGGCGGCGCTTTAGTAAATACTAAAGGTGAATTGATAGGCATTAACTCAGCGATCGCATCACACACTGGTTCTTATGAAGGCTATGGTTTTGCTATTCCAATTAACCTGGCAAAAAAAGTGCTGGATGATATTGAAAAGTATGGCAGTGTTAAGCGCGGTTACATAGGCGTAAACTTTGCCGAACTAAACGAAGATAATGCATCTCAATTGGGTGTAAAAAACACAACAGGTTTGTATGTGAACGATGTAGTTGACGGTGGTGGCGCACAACAGGCCGGTATTAAAAAAGGTGATGTGATCACTAAGGTAGATGGTACAACAATTTACGAATCATCTGATCTGCAAGAGCGCGTAGGCCGTTTGCAACCGGGCGATAAGGTAAACCTGACCATTGTTCGCGATGGTAGTTCCCGCAATATCGCGGTAACCCTTAAAGCCGACGCCGGTGCAGCTAAGGTTGCAACCGCACGTTCAAAATCAGCCGAAGAACTGTACAATAAATTAGGTGCAAGCTTCCAGCCATTGAGTGCGGCGCAGAAGGCAAAATACCATGTAACCAGCGGTGTAACCGTTACCCAGGTTCGCGAGGGCGGCTTGTTCAGCGATACCGAAATGCCGGTGGGTACTATCATTCTTAACATCAACAGGCAGCCAATTAACACCGTTGCCGATATTGATAAGGCGATCACTAACCTGCGTAACGGCATGGTAACCATATCAGGTATTTACCCAGACGGTACCACCTTTACCAATAGTTTCCAAGCCCAGTAATAGTTATTAATAAATTTTCTGAAGCCCCTTACCGCAATGGTGAGGGGCTTTTTTGTATCTGGGATGTTTGGCTAATATAAATAGCATTCACTATCTTTGTTGCCCCATGAAGATCTGTGCTGAGGCTGAGCTTAATCTATTAAATCAAGACCTTTTATTATTGCCCGAGAAGGCTATTTACTGGAAGCAGGAAAATGCTTTGATAGCTGCAGATGTTCATTTGGGTAAGTCGGGGCATTTTAGAAAAGCCGGCATAGCCATTCCGCAAAACATGGCGCAGGAAGACCTGGCGGTGCTCTCAGATCTGATCCGCCAATATAATCCGTCTAAGCTCATATTTCTGGGCGATCTGTTCCATAGTGAGATAAATACCGATTGGGATTGGTTTGCGCTGTGGCGCGCGCAATTTCCAAAACTGCACATTGTATTGGTAAAGGGCAACCATGATATTATCAATGACAAACATTACCATTTGTTAGGTATTGAAACACCTGAGGAGTTGTCGTACGGCCCGTTTTTAATGCTGCATCATCCGCTTAAGGAAAATAAACTGGCAAATGCCCAAGGCTACGTGCTTTGCGGGCATATTCATCCGGGAGTAAGACTACAGGGAAGAGGCCGGCAAGCGGTAACGCTGCCTTGTTTTACTTTCGGTGCGCGGCAAGCCATCCTGCCATCTTTCGGAAAATTTACCGGTAAAGTTGCCATTCGTCATCAGCAGGCAGATAAAGTGTATGGGGTGCTTAATGACCGGGTGATAGCGGTATAGGTGTTAATTCGAATTTATGAGATTCCCGGAATTTAAAGAATAGTTGCAATCGGTTTGCCTTTACATCTCATAATTCACCGATTCTATAAATTCGAGTTCAGACGCTCCCTCCTTTAAATTTTACTAAATTTGCCGCTTATTCTACAGGCTATGAGCGAAGAGAGATCGTTGAATTTTATTGAAGAAATTGTTGAGGAAGATATTCGCGAGGGAAAAAATGACGGGCGTGTATTAACACGTTTTCCACCCGAGCCTAACGGTTATCTGCACATCGGCCACTCAAAATCTATTTGCTTAAACTTTGGCCTTGCGCAGCGTTACAATGGCAAAACCAATCTGCGTTTTGATGATACCAACCCTGTGACGGAAGACACCGAGTATGTAGAAAGCATCAAGAACGATATTGCCTGGCTGGGATTTAAGTGGGATAAAGAACTTTACGCGTCAGACTACTTCGATCAGTTGTATGAATTTGCTTTAGCACTTATCCGTGCAGGCTTGGCCTATGTTGATGATAGCACCCCCGAAGAAATAGCCCAACAGAAAGGTACGCCGACTGAAGCCGGCAAACCCAACCAATATCGCGACCGCAGTATTGAAGAAAATGTGCAATTGTTTGAAGCTATGAAAGCCGGCACATACCCGGATGGCGCAAAAGTATTGCGTGCAAAAGTTGATCTGGCATCACCAAATATGCTGCTTCGCGACCCGATCATGTACCGTATTAAACATGCTCACCATCACCGTACAGGTGATAAATGGTGTATCTACCCGATGTATGATTTCGCGCATGGCCAGTCGGACTCCATAGAGCAGATCACGCATTCTATTTGTACGCTGGAGTTTGTTCCGCACCGCGACCTGTATAACTGGTTTATAGAAAAGCTGGATATTTTTCCTTCGCACCAGTACGAGTTTGCGCGCCTAAATCTTAACTACACTGTCATGAGCAAGCGCAAGTTGCTGCAGTTGGTAAAGGAAGGCCATGTTGAGAGCTGGGACGATCCGCGTATGCCAACCATTAGCGGGTTGCGCCGCCGTGGTTATACACCGGCATCTATCCGCGATTTTTGCGAGCGTATAGGTGTAGCAAAACGCGAAAATATTATTGAACTGAGCCTGCTGGAATTTTGCATTCGCGAGGATTTGAACAAAACTGCATGGCGCCGTATGGCGGTGCTCGACCCGGTTAAACTGGTCATTACCAATTATCGTGAAGGGCAGGAAGAAACCATGCACGGTGAAAACAACCCTGAAGTTGAAGGTGGTGATGGCGGGCGAGATATTCCTTTCAGCCGCGAGCTTTACATAGAGCGCGAAGACTTTATGGAAGAGCCGCCTAAAAAGTTTTTCCGTCTTGGCGTGGGCCTTATGGTGAGGTTAAAGAATGCCTACATTGTTAAATGTGAGAATTTTGTTAAAGACCCCGATGGAAAAATTACAGAGATACATTGTACATACATACCTGAGTCGCGCTCAGGCAGCGATACTAG
It encodes the following:
- a CDS encoding trypsin-like peptidase domain-containing protein, with protein sequence MRKIGLTLLTAFVGGAMALGTYKVFEKKDADSMSFEDRQKVYFASNKMNTIASSAGEVDFTQAAAAVTPAVVYIRTTYSAQSSGRESQMEDLFGQMFGQRIRPQQRTPQMASGSGVIISPDGYIVTNNHVVEKADKITVATNDHRTFQAKVIGTDPNTDLALIKISATNLPIVKLGNSDDVRVGEWVLAVGNPFNLTSTVTAGIVSAKGRNIGIIGSERNDDDDQNYNPFGPTRNQPATPKINRAIESFIQTDAAINPGNSGGALVNTKGELIGINSAIASHTGSYEGYGFAIPINLAKKVLDDIEKYGSVKRGYIGVNFAELNEDNASQLGVKNTTGLYVNDVVDGGGAQQAGIKKGDVITKVDGTTIYESSDLQERVGRLQPGDKVNLTIVRDGSSRNIAVTLKADAGAAKVATARSKSAEELYNKLGASFQPLSAAQKAKYHVTSGVTVTQVREGGLFSDTEMPVGTIILNINRQPINTVADIDKAITNLRNGMVTISGIYPDGTTFTNSFQAQ
- the pdeM gene encoding ligase-associated DNA damage response endonuclease PdeM, with translation MKICAEAELNLLNQDLLLLPEKAIYWKQENALIAADVHLGKSGHFRKAGIAIPQNMAQEDLAVLSDLIRQYNPSKLIFLGDLFHSEINTDWDWFALWRAQFPKLHIVLVKGNHDIINDKHYHLLGIETPEELSYGPFLMLHHPLKENKLANAQGYVLCGHIHPGVRLQGRGRQAVTLPCFTFGARQAILPSFGKFTGKVAIRHQQADKVYGVLNDRVIAV
- a CDS encoding glutamine--tRNA ligase/YqeY domain fusion protein, which produces MSEERSLNFIEEIVEEDIREGKNDGRVLTRFPPEPNGYLHIGHSKSICLNFGLAQRYNGKTNLRFDDTNPVTEDTEYVESIKNDIAWLGFKWDKELYASDYFDQLYEFALALIRAGLAYVDDSTPEEIAQQKGTPTEAGKPNQYRDRSIEENVQLFEAMKAGTYPDGAKVLRAKVDLASPNMLLRDPIMYRIKHAHHHRTGDKWCIYPMYDFAHGQSDSIEQITHSICTLEFVPHRDLYNWFIEKLDIFPSHQYEFARLNLNYTVMSKRKLLQLVKEGHVESWDDPRMPTISGLRRRGYTPASIRDFCERIGVAKRENIIELSLLEFCIREDLNKTAWRRMAVLDPVKLVITNYREGQEETMHGENNPEVEGGDGGRDIPFSRELYIEREDFMEEPPKKFFRLGVGLMVRLKNAYIVKCENFVKDPDGKITEIHCTYIPESRSGSDTSGINVKGTIHWVSVPHAKTAEVRLYDRLFKVEDPSNEEGDFKEYLNPDSLQIINAFVEPDLLNAVRGKGYQFIRKGYFTLDTTSTPDRPVFNRTVTLKDGWSVNQKGKS